One Obesumbacterium proteus DNA window includes the following coding sequences:
- a CDS encoding fimbrial protein, translating to MKCNISIKKSIWFVMLILSTILFSEQSMALSCRYGSNASSSNPTGDILQNFPIGSVSFARSDFTKDTLLWRSSTYTATSTCWDTNNYPQGEHAFIYWNPQNDLAKVDNSLNVGLTINGVDYDNINIGKGVKGPDIGPGTRSNGTNKATPLTVSVSFSIYIKATGISPPSTYVDIGNARIFQVDGVLGLNGTPNSNYNAQLTNFNNIKALECTPTVNIIGTSANTVDFGTVLKETSVVGKIAKTIPFTVSADISGGGCKGQQLVVSFNSTNVSNADSSIIIPPTKPGVGIYITPSGSSEHINFGTTYNFSDTILTGSATTFAKTYNAYLQWLTNSPTVGKFSATAIVSITFK from the coding sequence ATGAAATGTAATATATCAATAAAAAAATCCATCTGGTTTGTAATGTTAATATTATCTACCATCCTATTCAGTGAACAGAGTATGGCACTATCCTGTAGATATGGAAGCAATGCTTCGAGTTCAAATCCCACCGGGGATATTTTACAAAATTTTCCAATTGGATCGGTTTCGTTTGCTCGTTCCGACTTTACTAAGGACACTCTGCTTTGGCGCTCCTCAACATATACAGCTACTTCCACATGCTGGGATACAAACAATTATCCTCAAGGAGAACATGCATTTATTTATTGGAATCCTCAAAATGACCTAGCTAAAGTTGATAACTCACTGAATGTTGGGTTAACTATTAATGGCGTAGACTACGATAACATTAATATAGGTAAAGGGGTAAAGGGACCTGATATTGGACCCGGCACAAGAAGCAATGGCACGAATAAAGCAACCCCTCTAACGGTGTCTGTTAGCTTTTCTATTTATATTAAAGCAACCGGTATATCTCCACCATCTACGTACGTCGACATAGGCAATGCACGTATTTTTCAAGTAGATGGTGTTTTAGGGTTGAACGGTACTCCAAACAGCAACTATAACGCGCAACTAACGAACTTTAATAATATTAAAGCACTTGAGTGCACACCAACAGTAAACATCATTGGTACCAGTGCAAATACCGTTGATTTCGGAACAGTACTGAAAGAAACATCAGTTGTCGGTAAAATCGCAAAAACGATCCCATTTACTGTATCAGCAGATATAAGCGGCGGTGGATGCAAGGGACAACAATTGGTCGTAAGTTTTAACAGTACCAATGTTAGTAATGCTGATAGCTCAATCATAATACCTCCAACAAAACCTGGAGTAGGTATTTACATCACACCGTCAGGCTCATCTGAACACATTAATTTCGGTACCACATACAACTTTTCAGACACAATATTAACCGGAAGTGCTACTACTTTTGCAAAAAC